The proteins below are encoded in one region of Micromonospora pisi:
- a CDS encoding S8 family serine peptidase: MTGPLARVALTGLAALTAVTAASTLAVTEFRAAQAAPAGPEVEPYVLYYTVQASYQGKPETLWTIAARFLGDAERAGEILELNTGRRQPDGGRLTDPGRLNGGWHLVLPWDAIGTGLRHGVLPSAAATPSPPKAANPGSAPGRGETPGVPVGPQPGAGRPTGSGSPVSDRSHCRPTIVAAPPDNSTWGQRLVAPERVWRTTTGAGVRVAVIDSGVAAGRPELGDRLGRGADIVSGNGLGDTDCVGSGTALAGIVAADDGAGGAQVGVAPKAVIIPVRLVDRGVAASPPAAVTAIQVAVATGAKVILLGASVDVTDRTVRSAVDEAIGRDVLVVAPAPAGKSTVAPAEGLVRVGGLRRDQRPTSDYPVGSVDLLAPATEVRSIGAVGTGSYVATGTEYAAAFVAGAAALVRSAHPGFSAGQIGRQLISTAARGADAGQGSVGRLDPYAAVIRPLVDGELPGTVVERSGRSQPVSWPAVLAVLAAIGTLLAAGWLWGRYRTARTRRRLAVEQADDPFAGRPDDADHLVRSGQP; this comes from the coding sequence GTGACCGGGCCACTGGCCCGGGTGGCCCTGACCGGGCTGGCGGCGCTCACCGCAGTGACGGCGGCCAGCACGCTCGCGGTGACGGAGTTCCGGGCCGCCCAGGCCGCGCCGGCTGGTCCGGAGGTCGAGCCCTACGTCCTCTACTACACGGTGCAGGCGTCGTACCAGGGCAAGCCGGAGACTCTCTGGACCATCGCCGCCCGGTTCCTCGGCGACGCCGAGCGGGCCGGCGAGATCCTGGAGCTCAACACCGGTCGCCGGCAGCCGGACGGTGGCCGACTGACCGATCCCGGGCGGCTGAACGGGGGCTGGCACCTCGTGCTGCCCTGGGACGCGATCGGCACCGGCCTGCGGCACGGGGTGCTGCCCAGCGCGGCGGCGACGCCGAGCCCGCCCAAGGCGGCCAATCCGGGTAGCGCACCGGGGCGGGGCGAGACGCCCGGTGTCCCCGTTGGACCGCAACCCGGCGCCGGCCGGCCGACGGGTTCCGGCTCCCCGGTCTCCGACCGCTCCCACTGTCGGCCGACCATTGTCGCCGCCCCACCGGACAACTCGACCTGGGGCCAGCGCCTGGTGGCTCCGGAGCGGGTGTGGCGGACCACCACCGGTGCCGGTGTCCGGGTGGCGGTCATCGACTCGGGTGTGGCGGCGGGTCGGCCGGAACTCGGCGACCGGCTCGGACGGGGCGCGGACATCGTCTCCGGCAACGGCCTGGGCGACACCGACTGCGTCGGCTCGGGTACCGCACTGGCGGGCATCGTCGCCGCCGACGACGGGGCCGGCGGCGCGCAGGTCGGGGTGGCGCCGAAGGCTGTCATCATTCCGGTGCGGCTGGTGGACCGGGGCGTCGCGGCGAGCCCACCGGCGGCCGTGACCGCCATCCAGGTCGCGGTGGCCACCGGGGCGAAGGTGATCCTGCTCGGCGCGTCCGTCGACGTCACCGACCGCACGGTCCGCTCGGCGGTCGACGAGGCGATCGGCCGGGATGTACTCGTGGTGGCGCCGGCCCCGGCCGGAAAGTCCACCGTGGCCCCGGCGGAGGGCCTGGTCCGCGTCGGGGGCCTTCGTCGCGACCAGCGGCCGACCAGCGACTACCCGGTCGGATCGGTGGATCTGCTCGCGCCGGCAACCGAAGTCCGCAGCATCGGAGCGGTCGGTACCGGGTCCTACGTCGCCACCGGTACGGAGTACGCCGCCGCCTTCGTCGCGGGCGCGGCAGCCCTGGTCCGCTCCGCCCACCCCGGATTCTCCGCGGGACAGATCGGCCGGCAGCTCATCAGCACCGCCGCGCGGGGAGCCGACGCCGGTCAGGGGAGCGTCGGGCGGCTCGACCCGTACGCTGCGGTGATCCGCCCGCTGGTCGACGGCGAGCTGCCCGGCACGGTCGTCGAACGGAGTGGGCGTAGCCAGCCGGTCTCCTGGCCCGCGGTGCTGGCGGTGCTCGCCGCGATCGGGACGCTACTCGCGGCCGGGTGGCTCTGGGGCCGCTACCGGACGGCACGCACGCGGCGTCGGTTGGCCGTGGAACAGGCCGACGACCCGTTCGCCGGCCGCCCCGATGACGCGGACCACCTGGTGCGCAGCGGGCAGCCGTGA
- a CDS encoding CHAP domain-containing protein, producing MRRRLTALLLGLAVAGGAVVATASTAQATPNGRQATTGSLASATPASTTRAAAACAITRHGYTGYYLCGTKFDDHNWGGTQPETYVIGTDNAVWHINGGTGGWKSLGGNVTDRVLAFAAINGRRNIQGIGPDGKTPWCRGWLEGQGWNSWQKCDIQSLAASRLEQGYTSCADYYSCPNPGVWCADFARWVWRNVNVHDTGVLTAAAASFIAYGKKHDTWKTTASYQPKPGDAIVFAANSTGTYAEHVGLVISANASGVTVEIGGNQSNAVTRWTSSGGAHIGDRLGSWTISGFVEPKYNIWRV from the coding sequence ATGCGCAGGAGACTCACGGCACTACTGCTGGGGCTCGCAGTGGCCGGCGGCGCCGTTGTCGCCACCGCCAGCACCGCCCAGGCCACGCCAAATGGCCGGCAGGCCACGACGGGGAGCCTGGCTTCGGCGACGCCGGCCTCGACGACCCGGGCGGCGGCGGCGTGTGCCATCACCCGGCACGGCTACACCGGCTACTACCTCTGCGGCACCAAGTTCGACGACCACAACTGGGGCGGCACCCAACCGGAGACCTACGTGATAGGTACCGACAACGCCGTCTGGCACATCAACGGTGGGACCGGCGGCTGGAAATCCCTCGGCGGCAACGTGACGGACCGGGTCCTGGCGTTCGCGGCGATCAACGGGCGGCGCAACATCCAGGGGATCGGCCCGGACGGAAAGACGCCGTGGTGCCGGGGATGGCTGGAGGGGCAGGGCTGGAACTCGTGGCAGAAGTGTGACATCCAGTCCCTCGCCGCGAGCCGGTTGGAGCAGGGCTACACCAGCTGCGCCGACTACTACAGCTGCCCCAACCCCGGTGTGTGGTGCGCCGACTTCGCCCGCTGGGTGTGGCGCAACGTCAACGTGCACGACACCGGCGTGCTAACCGCCGCCGCGGCCAGCTTCATCGCGTACGGGAAGAAGCACGACACCTGGAAGACCACCGCCAGTTACCAACCCAAGCCCGGCGACGCGATCGTCTTCGCCGCCAACAGCACCGGCACCTACGCCGAACACGTCGGCCTCGTGATCAGCGCCAACGCCAGCGGCGTGACGGTGGAGATCGGCGGCAACCAGAGCAACGCGGTCACCCGCTGGACCAGCAGTGGCGGCGCCCACATCGGCGATCGGCTGGGCAGCTGGACCATCAGTGGCTTCGTCGAGCCCAAGTACAACATCTGGCGCGTCTGA
- a CDS encoding right-handed parallel beta-helix repeat-containing protein, producing the protein MSPGQRGAAQSIAAGLRAASDGQTVLVAPGLYHEELLVDRAVRLRAERGPGSVSLVPRTPVRVTAAATLTDLTLTGTDPAEPLLRIEDGGAEFVGCGLHGGRVEVTGQARPVLRDCRLTGARLAGLYATGGTVVLLERCVVTDIDGIGVVAGDSAQVTLRETWIGPVTGSGVRARGSARLELAGGAVVAAGRNGILAEESASVTGRDVAVSGSGGDSVFASGTTRVELTGCRLTAPAAAGVVAADRSQLVLTRCDVDRTGATGLVCRDEAEVGVVAGSVRGCAGNGLFVTDQGTVTLTDTVLGDSTYSVLHVGGAGRLTATGAWVGPSAEHGLHAIGAGRAELVGGWVHGCGLAGLSTADSAEVTATGTVLAANRNGVVVGADRPVRLTGCVVDASGRAGVQVGVGATVELTDCRIDRAGTAGIVFEQDSGGTVERCAVRDAEGSGIVVWTGAKPQVTATSCTAGAKNALFVAEGGGGRYVDCVFTASAYPAIHVGAGATPAVVRAWIRDTELDVDVDPRAKPAFEEIRLTGVTRSLLPPTALAAGGHPGDPAAAAAPAVAGTPPAGTGAVAEVAIPTEADLPELLAELDSLVGLDRVKQDVQAQVKLMRTVRRRQEAGLASPPLSRHLVFAGNPGTGKTTVARLYGRLLAALGMLERGHLVEADRTTMVGEYVGHTGPRTQAVFRRALGGVLFIDEAYSLVPPGHTNDFGQEAVATLVKLMEDHRDDVVVIVAGYPLEMGRFVASNPGLASRFSRTLTFEDYGPTELTDIVEVQCRQHEYRLADDGRAAVHALFAGMDHGHGFGNGRAARQVFQRMTEHQAQRVADLADPSTDDLLRLTASDVPAAASVA; encoded by the coding sequence GTGTCACCCGGACAACGAGGTGCCGCGCAGAGCATCGCAGCCGGGCTGCGGGCGGCCTCGGACGGGCAGACCGTGCTGGTGGCGCCGGGTCTCTACCACGAGGAACTGCTCGTCGACCGCGCGGTGCGGCTGCGGGCCGAGCGGGGGCCGGGCAGCGTGTCGCTGGTGCCGCGCACCCCGGTGCGGGTCACCGCCGCGGCGACCCTGACCGACCTGACGCTGACCGGTACCGACCCCGCGGAACCGCTGCTGCGGATCGAGGACGGCGGCGCCGAATTCGTCGGCTGCGGTCTGCACGGCGGCCGGGTCGAGGTCACCGGGCAGGCCCGCCCGGTGCTGCGCGACTGTCGGTTGACGGGTGCCCGGCTGGCCGGCCTGTACGCCACCGGCGGCACCGTCGTCCTGCTCGAGCGCTGTGTCGTCACCGACATCGACGGCATCGGCGTGGTGGCTGGCGACTCGGCGCAGGTCACGCTCCGCGAGACCTGGATCGGCCCGGTCACCGGCTCCGGCGTACGGGCGCGCGGTAGCGCCCGGTTGGAGCTGGCCGGCGGCGCGGTCGTCGCGGCCGGCCGCAACGGGATTCTCGCCGAGGAGTCGGCGTCGGTCACCGGGCGGGACGTCGCGGTCTCCGGCAGCGGTGGCGACTCGGTCTTCGCCTCCGGCACCACCCGGGTGGAACTGACCGGCTGCCGGCTGACCGCACCGGCCGCCGCGGGCGTCGTCGCCGCCGACCGGTCGCAGCTGGTGCTGACCCGCTGCGACGTGGACCGGACGGGCGCGACCGGCCTGGTGTGCCGGGACGAGGCCGAGGTCGGCGTCGTCGCCGGATCGGTGCGCGGCTGCGCTGGCAACGGGCTCTTTGTCACCGACCAGGGCACCGTGACGCTCACCGACACCGTACTCGGGGACTCGACCTACAGCGTGCTGCACGTCGGCGGTGCCGGCCGGCTGACCGCCACCGGCGCCTGGGTGGGGCCGTCGGCGGAGCACGGGCTGCACGCCATCGGGGCAGGCCGCGCCGAACTGGTTGGGGGCTGGGTGCACGGCTGCGGGCTGGCCGGGTTGAGTACCGCCGACAGTGCCGAGGTGACGGCCACCGGCACCGTGCTGGCAGCGAACCGCAACGGGGTGGTCGTGGGCGCGGACCGGCCGGTCCGGCTGACCGGGTGCGTGGTCGACGCCAGCGGCCGGGCCGGCGTGCAGGTCGGCGTCGGCGCCACCGTGGAGCTGACCGACTGCCGGATCGACCGTGCGGGCACCGCCGGAATCGTCTTCGAGCAGGACAGCGGGGGCACCGTCGAACGGTGCGCGGTGCGCGACGCCGAGGGCTCCGGCATCGTCGTGTGGACCGGGGCGAAACCGCAGGTGACGGCCACGTCGTGCACGGCCGGGGCGAAGAACGCGCTGTTCGTCGCCGAGGGCGGCGGCGGCCGGTACGTCGACTGTGTGTTCACCGCCAGCGCGTACCCGGCGATCCATGTCGGTGCCGGGGCGACGCCGGCCGTCGTCCGCGCCTGGATCCGGGACACCGAACTCGACGTCGACGTGGACCCGCGGGCCAAACCGGCTTTTGAGGAGATCCGGCTGACCGGGGTGACCAGGTCGTTGTTGCCGCCGACCGCGCTCGCCGCCGGCGGCCACCCCGGTGATCCGGCGGCAGCGGCTGCGCCCGCGGTGGCCGGCACCCCGCCGGCCGGGACCGGCGCGGTAGCCGAGGTGGCCATACCCACCGAGGCCGACCTGCCGGAACTGCTGGCCGAGCTGGACTCGCTGGTCGGTTTGGACCGGGTCAAGCAGGACGTACAGGCCCAGGTCAAACTCATGCGGACGGTGCGCCGCCGTCAGGAGGCTGGGCTGGCATCGCCGCCGCTGAGCCGACACCTGGTCTTCGCCGGCAACCCCGGCACCGGCAAGACCACCGTCGCCCGTCTCTACGGCCGGCTGCTCGCCGCGTTGGGCATGCTGGAACGCGGCCATCTGGTCGAGGCCGACCGGACCACCATGGTCGGCGAGTATGTCGGGCACACCGGACCCCGTACCCAGGCCGTCTTCCGGCGGGCGCTCGGCGGGGTGCTCTTCATCGACGAGGCCTATTCGTTGGTCCCGCCCGGGCACACCAACGACTTCGGGCAGGAAGCGGTCGCCACCCTGGTCAAGCTGATGGAGGACCACCGGGACGACGTGGTGGTGATCGTGGCCGGGTACCCGCTGGAGATGGGCCGCTTCGTCGCGTCGAACCCGGGTCTGGCCTCCCGGTTCTCCCGGACGTTGACCTTCGAGGACTACGGGCCCACCGAGCTGACCGACATCGTCGAGGTCCAGTGCCGGCAGCACGAGTACCGGCTCGCCGACGACGGGCGTGCCGCCGTACACGCCCTCTTCGCCGGGATGGACCACGGCCACGGGTTCGGCAACGGTCGCGCCGCGCGGCAGGTCTTCCAGCGGATGACCGAACACCAGGCGCAGCGGGTGGCCGACCTCGCCGACCCGTCGACGGACGACCTGTTGCGGCTGACCGCGTCCGACGTGCCCGCCGCCGCTTCGGTTGCCTGA
- a CDS encoding ADP-ribosylation family protein yields the protein MVSPFGLTEYFGEDGLQLVGRDGLDERLNGRFRRDPAEFVTVLMGGSDGLHYGLWYDDPAELPSFVVHNYARDSAETWTNRSPTLLEEFRWNVRAVLSDYGDTSEEAELLRPLTAALDWFATADREALESDGERRWATVARPSGGISIFPALPPRSGEARLTKSYDRISGFQTGTPQAAAWIAQAERELAGGEPAFALALGGELHWVDRDEYRSQSRDLLAGAYRALGRDALAEIVEVHAAHRDLRSVNVLVAPDQL from the coding sequence ATGGTGAGCCCGTTCGGTCTTACGGAGTACTTCGGCGAGGACGGTCTGCAACTAGTGGGCCGCGACGGGCTGGACGAGCGACTCAACGGCCGATTCCGGCGCGACCCGGCCGAGTTCGTGACCGTGTTGATGGGCGGCTCCGACGGCCTGCATTACGGGCTCTGGTACGACGATCCGGCCGAGCTTCCGTCGTTCGTCGTGCACAACTACGCCCGGGACTCCGCCGAGACATGGACGAACCGCTCCCCAACCCTGCTGGAGGAGTTCCGTTGGAACGTCCGCGCAGTGTTGTCCGACTACGGCGACACCAGCGAGGAGGCAGAGCTGCTGCGGCCGCTCACCGCCGCGCTGGACTGGTTCGCCACGGCGGACCGCGAGGCGCTGGAGAGCGACGGCGAGCGGCGCTGGGCGACGGTGGCGCGGCCGTCCGGCGGAATCTCGATCTTCCCGGCACTGCCCCCGCGCAGCGGGGAAGCGCGCCTCACCAAGTCGTACGACCGCATCTCGGGCTTCCAAACCGGCACGCCACAGGCTGCGGCGTGGATCGCGCAGGCCGAGCGGGAACTGGCCGGTGGCGAGCCCGCGTTCGCTCTCGCCCTCGGCGGCGAGCTGCACTGGGTGGACCGCGACGAGTACCGGTCCCAGTCCCGCGACCTCCTTGCCGGCGCCTACCGGGCGCTGGGCCGCGACGCTCTGGCCGAGATCGTCGAGGTGCACGCCGCGCATCGCGACCTGCGCTCCGTCAACGTGCTCGTTGCGCCGGATCAGCTCTGA
- a CDS encoding sigma-70 family RNA polymerase sigma factor: MTTLECDPQPTQTDLATWYERVLVPQSCPALHRYARRLVPGDPHRAEDLVQETLLRAWRNLASVASARSPQAWLSRVAHNLCIDQARRMAARPAEVAEDVTATVWEPADSLYDAALDRAMLEPALRSLSAVHREALLLVYYQDRTHREVAGLLGVPPGTVKSRTHNAARELQRALGRHGVTGSAPN; encoded by the coding sequence ATGACGACCCTCGAGTGCGATCCTCAGCCGACCCAGACCGACCTGGCCACCTGGTACGAGCGGGTGCTGGTGCCGCAGAGCTGCCCGGCGCTGCACCGGTACGCCCGGCGCCTGGTCCCCGGCGATCCGCACCGCGCCGAGGATCTGGTCCAGGAGACACTGCTGCGGGCCTGGCGCAACCTGGCCTCGGTGGCCAGCGCCCGGTCGCCGCAGGCATGGCTCTCCAGGGTCGCCCACAACCTCTGCATCGACCAGGCCCGACGGATGGCGGCCCGCCCCGCCGAGGTCGCCGAGGACGTCACCGCCACGGTCTGGGAGCCGGCGGACAGCCTGTACGACGCCGCCCTGGACCGGGCCATGCTGGAGCCGGCGCTGCGCAGCCTCTCGGCGGTGCACCGCGAGGCCTTGCTCCTGGTCTACTACCAGGACCGTACGCACCGTGAGGTGGCCGGGCTGCTCGGCGTACCGCCGGGTACCGTCAAGTCACGCACCCACAACGCCGCCCGCGAGCTGCAGCGGGCGTTGGGTCGGCACGGCGTGACCGGCAGCGCCCCGAACTGA
- a CDS encoding ATP-binding protein → MEWPTGQHGRLIGRDTELSLLASAVSSAAGGALRAVAVRGDPGMGKTRLLAELADFARARGFAVYHGQATEFERDVPFGIYIAAFEPQPGDPNRGAQDALTELLLDATGPSEARRAGLDRYRLFQRARRLIEDQGAASPVAIVLDDLHWADPSSVELTEYLLRRPPRAPLLLATAYRAAQVPAGIARAVAQLGDATVHISLAPLGETDVAALLPEADRGRRRLLYRTTHGNPLYLQVLADASVATLTALAEAGDAATGAPERALLDVLSTELTALTPDVRQVACAAAVAGEPISLNLVASITGLPEAAFDHAIDHLVGVGLVVEADAALRFRHPLVRAAAYWMAGAAWRSRAHDRAAEYLRAKGGPLQLLAHHTARSAQHGDVQAVRTLEAAAAAALDAAPSTATRLLRTAIRLLPDDEGRAEWRVQLQWALGRALGVTGDLTASRQILQEVMRAPGPLRIAAVGFSSMIYRLLGDFDEAKALVTTELTRPYARDRSTSLTQVGLAAVELMGREPGKARFAAAVALRSLTDTDDEALESAARAIHALASLRDGDVVECRSETDRAAWLADAMTDEALAPHLELIAPLAWVEMHLRRYDDASRHLRRGLDIAYRAGRSHSVPYLLIVVSALNERQGRLIEAVTAAEEAREASRLIHSPETLAMSSILLLRPLLWRDGPRAALELAERISGARPRSGWWSGLGQLDRALVYAEAGQPKRALVALAEEDPADELTRTYCLALQAMATAATTAGTRSEAGPLAELALSRAMTSGLSHQLGFAHRAQAKVFMLSGWSKEAVAHAEQAAAHFVAAGAPVEEGLTRQLAAELYAAQGAVAQVRTELGRAKSLYAAAGAAWLSAALARDERRLAARAPRGQRQPANPVAALTTRERQIADLAVSGLTNQQIAERLHLSPKTVEAHLSRTFAKLGVQSRVTLTQHLTADAQARQD, encoded by the coding sequence GTGGAATGGCCGACGGGGCAACACGGCAGGTTGATCGGTCGGGACACTGAGCTCAGCCTTCTCGCGAGCGCCGTGTCGAGCGCGGCGGGCGGAGCGCTACGGGCCGTGGCGGTGCGTGGTGATCCAGGGATGGGAAAGACCCGTCTCCTCGCCGAACTGGCCGATTTCGCCCGGGCCCGTGGCTTCGCCGTCTATCACGGTCAAGCGACCGAGTTCGAACGCGACGTACCGTTCGGCATCTACATCGCCGCGTTCGAACCCCAGCCAGGTGATCCGAACCGGGGCGCGCAGGATGCGCTGACCGAGTTACTGCTGGACGCCACCGGGCCGTCCGAGGCGCGGCGCGCGGGGCTCGACCGCTACCGGCTCTTCCAGCGCGCGCGTCGGCTCATCGAAGACCAGGGGGCCGCCAGCCCGGTCGCCATCGTGCTCGACGACCTGCACTGGGCGGATCCGTCCTCTGTGGAGCTGACCGAGTATCTGTTGCGCCGGCCGCCACGGGCGCCGTTGCTGCTCGCCACCGCGTACCGTGCGGCGCAGGTGCCGGCGGGCATCGCCCGGGCCGTCGCTCAACTCGGCGACGCGACCGTTCACATCAGTCTCGCGCCGCTGGGCGAGACCGACGTGGCGGCGCTGTTGCCGGAGGCCGACCGTGGCCGACGACGACTGCTGTACCGCACCACCCATGGAAACCCGCTCTACCTTCAGGTGCTCGCCGACGCCAGCGTGGCGACGCTCACCGCCCTCGCAGAGGCCGGTGACGCCGCGACGGGCGCACCCGAGCGGGCACTGCTGGACGTACTCAGCACCGAACTGACCGCCCTGACGCCGGATGTCCGGCAGGTGGCATGCGCGGCGGCAGTGGCCGGCGAGCCGATCTCGTTGAACCTCGTCGCGTCCATCACCGGACTACCCGAGGCCGCCTTCGATCACGCCATCGACCATCTGGTCGGCGTGGGCCTGGTAGTCGAGGCCGACGCCGCTCTCCGGTTCCGCCACCCCCTGGTTCGGGCGGCGGCGTACTGGATGGCCGGCGCGGCCTGGCGGTCGCGCGCGCACGACCGGGCGGCGGAGTACCTGCGCGCCAAGGGCGGCCCGCTGCAACTGCTGGCCCACCACACCGCACGATCGGCGCAACACGGCGACGTGCAGGCGGTACGGACGCTGGAGGCGGCGGCCGCGGCGGCACTGGACGCCGCGCCGTCCACCGCCACCCGGCTGCTACGGACCGCTATCCGGTTGCTACCGGATGACGAGGGCCGGGCCGAGTGGCGGGTCCAACTGCAATGGGCACTGGGGCGCGCACTGGGAGTGACCGGCGATCTGACGGCCAGCCGGCAGATTCTGCAGGAGGTGATGCGGGCGCCGGGCCCGCTGCGGATCGCGGCGGTGGGCTTCTCCTCGATGATCTATCGCCTGCTCGGCGACTTCGACGAGGCGAAAGCACTTGTCACCACCGAGCTGACCCGGCCGTACGCGCGCGACCGGTCTACCAGCCTGACCCAGGTCGGGCTGGCCGCGGTCGAGCTGATGGGTCGGGAGCCGGGAAAGGCACGGTTCGCGGCCGCCGTCGCGCTGCGCTCCCTGACGGACACCGACGACGAGGCGCTGGAGTCGGCCGCCCGGGCCATCCACGCGCTGGCCAGTCTGCGCGACGGCGACGTGGTGGAGTGCCGGAGTGAGACCGACCGGGCGGCGTGGCTGGCGGACGCGATGACCGACGAGGCGCTCGCGCCACACCTTGAGCTGATCGCACCGCTGGCCTGGGTCGAAATGCACCTGCGACGGTACGACGACGCGTCGCGACATCTGCGCCGCGGGCTGGACATCGCGTACCGTGCCGGGCGGAGCCACAGCGTGCCGTACCTGCTCATCGTCGTGTCCGCGTTGAACGAGCGGCAGGGCCGACTGATTGAGGCGGTGACCGCCGCCGAGGAGGCCCGCGAGGCGTCCCGGCTGATCCACAGCCCGGAGACCCTGGCCATGTCCAGCATCCTGTTGCTGCGTCCGCTGCTGTGGCGGGACGGACCACGGGCCGCCCTCGAACTGGCCGAACGGATCTCCGGCGCCCGACCCCGGTCGGGCTGGTGGTCCGGGCTGGGACAGCTTGACCGTGCACTGGTGTACGCCGAGGCCGGGCAACCGAAACGCGCTCTCGTCGCCCTAGCCGAAGAGGACCCGGCCGACGAACTGACCAGGACGTACTGCCTGGCCCTCCAGGCGATGGCCACCGCCGCAACCACCGCTGGTACCCGGTCCGAAGCAGGTCCGCTCGCCGAACTCGCCCTTTCCCGGGCGATGACGTCGGGTCTGTCGCATCAGTTGGGTTTTGCGCACCGGGCGCAGGCGAAGGTGTTCATGCTTTCCGGATGGTCGAAGGAAGCAGTCGCTCACGCGGAACAGGCCGCCGCCCATTTCGTCGCCGCCGGTGCGCCGGTCGAGGAGGGGCTCACGCGGCAACTCGCCGCCGAACTGTATGCCGCCCAGGGCGCGGTCGCGCAGGTCCGCACCGAGCTAGGCCGGGCCAAATCCCTGTACGCCGCCGCCGGGGCGGCCTGGCTCTCCGCCGCGTTGGCACGCGACGAACGCCGACTGGCCGCCCGAGCGCCCCGGGGGCAGCGGCAACCGGCCAATCCCGTCGCCGCGCTCACCACCCGGGAACGGCAGATCGCCGACCTCGCGGTGAGCGGTTTGACGAATCAGCAGATCGCAGAGCGGCTGCACCTGAGCCCCAAGACGGTGGAGGCTCACCTCTCCCGTACCTTCGCGAAACTCGGCGTCCAGTCGCGCGTCACGCTCACCCAGCACCTGACCGCGGACGCGCAGGCCCGGCAAGACTGA
- a CDS encoding RICIN domain-containing protein, whose protein sequence is MGTALGLAAMVTLTASVAPRPADAGQPLPGARVSDADVRLLTEAATACPTLTPARLAGQVMAASRFSATPVEAVRAVGAQGTAGLVPTVWQKWAPWDGAPPSDREASVIALAHHMCQLVGQIRVLKLDGDRWQLALAAHRVGVEPVVEAGDVPTGALEYVDTVERYAIWYALQPAFGGSGDAVPETTPPMVAERVAEAATPLPVPDEYLQLIRAAGAVCPQLPPARVAAQLMATSAFDPQRLGPTGEQGIAQFLPQVWVAYVRPSAEASPWTPASAVPALGETMCALLEAVPGTGPDDYPLALAAFLRGDPTIRSLADVPGVERITALTEQVGRFETEYAKGLPPTRPAGPSKSPTAAPERTPGSTTGATTAPAKPSSPKPTQPSTPAQNGSDQPPVNAKDVAADNRSYGPYFIYNFATKMCLDIPGTGPGPRDGTVHQNLCSPHTPDNQEYAFVPRRVDGAGNQLYWIRSVTSQYCLDLPGTSSVSLATGVYETGCFDDENQYWRLQPTVKSGKGQFYRVINTASNLCLDVTGGYGTGGLEARIEVFSCQANDDHDWALIRRANW, encoded by the coding sequence GTGGGAACAGCCCTGGGGCTGGCCGCGATGGTCACACTGACCGCGTCTGTGGCCCCTCGCCCGGCCGATGCCGGGCAGCCGCTGCCCGGCGCCCGGGTCTCCGACGCCGATGTACGGCTGCTGACCGAGGCCGCTACGGCATGCCCCACCCTGACTCCGGCGCGGCTGGCCGGCCAGGTGATGGCCGCCTCCCGGTTCTCCGCCACCCCGGTCGAGGCGGTGCGGGCCGTCGGAGCGCAGGGCACCGCCGGGCTCGTGCCGACCGTGTGGCAGAAATGGGCGCCGTGGGACGGGGCGCCCCCAAGTGACCGGGAGGCCAGCGTCATTGCGCTCGCCCACCACATGTGTCAACTGGTCGGCCAGATCCGGGTGCTCAAGCTCGACGGTGACCGGTGGCAGTTGGCGCTGGCGGCGCATCGGGTCGGCGTGGAGCCGGTCGTCGAGGCTGGCGACGTACCGACCGGCGCCCTCGAGTACGTCGACACCGTGGAACGGTACGCCATCTGGTACGCGTTGCAGCCGGCCTTCGGCGGCAGCGGTGACGCGGTGCCCGAGACCACCCCGCCGATGGTGGCGGAGCGGGTCGCCGAAGCGGCGACGCCGTTGCCGGTGCCCGACGAGTACCTGCAACTGATCCGGGCCGCCGGGGCCGTCTGCCCACAGCTGCCGCCGGCCCGGGTCGCCGCGCAGCTGATGGCCACCTCCGCGTTCGACCCGCAGCGGCTAGGCCCGACCGGCGAGCAGGGCATCGCGCAGTTCCTGCCCCAGGTGTGGGTCGCCTACGTGCGGCCGTCGGCGGAGGCCTCGCCGTGGACGCCCGCCTCGGCGGTGCCGGCCCTCGGCGAGACCATGTGCGCGCTGCTGGAAGCCGTACCCGGCACCGGCCCGGACGACTACCCGCTCGCGCTGGCGGCGTTCCTGCGCGGCGACCCGACGATCCGTTCGCTGGCCGACGTGCCGGGCGTTGAACGGATCACCGCGCTGACGGAGCAGGTGGGCCGCTTCGAGACCGAGTACGCCAAGGGTCTACCGCCGACCCGGCCCGCCGGCCCGTCGAAGAGCCCGACCGCCGCGCCCGAGCGGACCCCCGGCTCGACAACCGGTGCGACGACCGCGCCGGCCAAACCGTCTTCGCCGAAGCCGACTCAACCGAGCACCCCGGCGCAGAACGGTTCCGACCAGCCACCGGTCAATGCCAAGGATGTCGCCGCAGACAACCGTTCGTACGGGCCGTACTTCATCTACAACTTCGCCACCAAGATGTGCCTGGACATTCCGGGGACCGGCCCGGGGCCGCGCGACGGGACGGTCCACCAGAACCTCTGCTCCCCGCACACCCCCGACAACCAGGAGTACGCCTTCGTCCCGCGTCGGGTCGACGGCGCCGGCAACCAGTTGTACTGGATCCGCAGCGTCACCTCCCAGTACTGCCTTGACCTGCCCGGCACCAGCTCGGTCTCGCTGGCGACGGGGGTGTACGAGACGGGCTGCTTCGACGACGAGAACCAGTACTGGCGGCTGCAGCCGACGGTGAAGTCCGGCAAGGGCCAGTTCTACCGGGTTATCAACACCGCCTCGAACCTCTGCCTGGACGTCACCGGCGGATATGGGACTGGTGGATTGGAGGCCAGGATCGAGGTGTTCAGCTGCCAGGCCAACGACGACCACGACTGGGCACTGATCCGAAGGGCCAACTGGTGA